GTTGCTGTGGCCAATGAGGTAACGACAATCAGCGCGCTCAAAGTCGATGTTTTCATGTGGTGCTCTTCGTTTCTTCCCGGGGAGATAGGCGGATTTCTTGTGGCAGGCCCGCTTGGATTGGACAACCCACGAAACCTTGACAGGTTTCAGCATTGCCGACTTGTCCCAGAGAGAACTGATCGTTTGACGCGTGGCAATGCCACCTTCGGATGGCCTACCCAAACCTTGGTAGACGTGCTTGATTTGCCACCACAAATCGCTATTCGCTGGGCTTGGAGGAATACGCATGGCCATCATGATGCCGGCTGCCGATCAGGCGGTTCTGAACCGGCGTGACGCCATTGTTGCCGCGCTCCGTGCGATCGTGCCGGGTGAGGGCGTGATCGACAGCGCGGCCGAAATGCTGCCTTATGAGTCCGATGGCCTGATGGCTTACCGGCAACCACCGATGGTCGTGGTGCTGCCCGACACCACCGAACAGGTCTCTCAAGTCCTGAAATACTGCTGCGAGCAGGGCATCAAGGTGGTGCCGCGCGGCTCCGGCACCTCGCTGTCAGGCGGCGCGCTGCCGCTGGCCGACGGCGTGCTGCTGGGGCTCGGCAAGTTCAAGCGCATCCGCGAGATCGATTTCGACAACCGCGTGGTGGTGACCGAGCCCGGCGTCACCAACCTCGCCATCAGCCAGGCGGTGGCGCATGCGGGTTTCTACTACGCGCCCGATCCCTCCTCGCAGATCGCCTGCTCGATCGGCGGCAACGTCGCGGAGAATTCCGGCGGGGTGCATTGCCTGAAATACGGCATGACCACCAACAACGTGCTGGGCTGCGAGATCGTGCTGATGTCGGGCGAGATCCTGCGGATCGGCGGCAAGGCCGCCGAAAATTCCGGCTACGATTTGATGGGCATCATCACTGGTTCGGAGGGGCTGCTCGGCGTCATCACCGAGATCACGGTGCGGATCCTGCAGAAGCCGGAGACGGCCCGCGCCCTGATGGTGGGTTTCGCCGAGGTCGAGGCCGCCGGCGAATGCGTGGCTGCCATCATCGGCGCCGGCATCATTCCGGGCGGCATGGAAATGATGGACAAGCCCGCGATCCACGCCGCCGAAACTTTTGTGCATGCCGGCTATCCGCTCGATGTCGAGGCGCTTTTGATCATCGAACTCGATGGACCGAGTGTGGAAGTCGATGAACTGATCAAGCGGGTCGAGTCGATCGCGCAAGGCTGCGGCTCGACGAGCTGCCAGATTTCGACGTCGGAGGCCGAGCGCAATCTGTTCTGGGCCGGCCGCAAGGCGGCATTCCCGGCAGTGGGCCGGATTTCGCCCGACTATCTCTGCATGGACGGCACCATTCCGCGCGGCGCGCTGCCGAAGACGCTCGCGCGCATCCGCGACCTCTCGGCCAAATACGATCTGCGCGTCGCCAACGTGTTTCACGCCGGCGACGGCAATCTGCATCCCTTGATCCTCTACGATGCCAACCAGCCCGGCGAGATGGAGCGGGCCGAAGCCTTCGGCGCCGACATCCTGCGTGCGTGCGTCGAATTTGGCGGCGTGCTCACCGGCGAGCACGGCGTCGGCATCGAGAAGCGCGACCTGATGGGCGAGATGTTTTCCGAGATCGACCTGAACCAGCAGCAGCGGCTGAAATGCGCCTTCGACGCGCAGGGCCTGCTCAACCCCGGAAAAGTGTTTCCGACGCTGCATCGCTGCGCCGAGCTCGGCCGGGTGCATGTGCATGGTGGCAGACTGGCGTTTCCTGAAT
This portion of the Bradyrhizobium sp. AZCC 2262 genome encodes:
- a CDS encoding FAD-linked oxidase C-terminal domain-containing protein — protein: MAIMMPAADQAVLNRRDAIVAALRAIVPGEGVIDSAAEMLPYESDGLMAYRQPPMVVVLPDTTEQVSQVLKYCCEQGIKVVPRGSGTSLSGGALPLADGVLLGLGKFKRIREIDFDNRVVVTEPGVTNLAISQAVAHAGFYYAPDPSSQIACSIGGNVAENSGGVHCLKYGMTTNNVLGCEIVLMSGEILRIGGKAAENSGYDLMGIITGSEGLLGVITEITVRILQKPETARALMVGFAEVEAAGECVAAIIGAGIIPGGMEMMDKPAIHAAETFVHAGYPLDVEALLIIELDGPSVEVDELIKRVESIAQGCGSTSCQISTSEAERNLFWAGRKAAFPAVGRISPDYLCMDGTIPRGALPKTLARIRDLSAKYDLRVANVFHAGDGNLHPLILYDANQPGEMERAEAFGADILRACVEFGGVLTGEHGVGIEKRDLMGEMFSEIDLNQQQRLKCAFDAQGLLNPGKVFPTLHRCAELGRVHVHGGRLAFPELPRF